In the Colletotrichum lupini chromosome 1, complete sequence genome, one interval contains:
- a CDS encoding heavy-metal-associated domain-containing protein translates to MAEHTYKFNVSMSCGGCSGAVDRVLKKLDGVKSYEVSLESQTATVIAEESLPYEKVLQTISKTGKKVNSGSADGVEQSVEVTA, encoded by the exons ATGGCTGAGCACACCTACAAGTTCAACGTCAGCATGAGCTGCGGCGGCTGCTCCGGCGCCGTCGACCGCGTCCTGAAGAAGCTGGATG GCGTCAAGTCGTACGAAGTCTCCCTCGAGAGCCAGACCGCCACCGTCATCGCCGAGGAGAGCCTGCCCTACGAGAAGGTCCTCCAGACCATCTCCAAGACTGGCAAGAAGGTCAACTCTGGCAGCGCCGACGGCGTTGAGCAGAGCGTCGAGGTCACCGCATAA
- a CDS encoding acetyltransferase, whose protein sequence is MGTPFVSLLEPTRLDAYIRGAPHDEQPATIPKEICDAMEVREAVFVAEQGVPAENEFDADDSRACHWVSYASVNKVVEQEVLDDAGNVVRPRRSSTRSTPIGTIRLVPFPHAPHPKDGGVYWDGVLKEDPAAAGEAAPNGEKKAAGDKESSESTSSLVEERAESAAEHVGEERRMSATKVFAPDRATALHDGREPYVKLGRLAVVKEFRGHRIARLLVTTALAWLRAHPSYFDPSIKEMGLEAIGATSAEEVPKWRGLVCVHSQAAVVGAWEKFGFRVDEEMGTWWEEGIEHKGMFMRLDVEEEKPIL, encoded by the coding sequence ATGGGAACACCGTTCGTGTCCCTCCTGGAGCCGACCCGGCTCGACGCCTACATACGCGGCGCGCCGCACGACGAGCAGCCGGCGACGATACCAAAGGAGATTTGCGACGCCATGGAGGTGCGCGAAGCCGTCTTCGTCGCCGAACAAGGCGTCCCCGCCGAGAACGAGTTCGACGCCGACGACAGCCGCGCCTGCCACTGGGTCTCGTACGCGTCCGTCAACAAAGTCGTCGAGCAGGAGGTCCTCGACGACGCCGGCAACGTCGTCCGGCCCCGCCGCAGCAGCACCCGCAGCACGCCCATCGGGACCATCCGCCTCGTGCCATTTCCCCACGCCCCGCACCCCAAGGACGGGGGCGTCTACTGGGACGGGGTGTTGAAGGAGGATCCGGCGGCAGCGGGGGAGGCTGCGCCGAACGGGGAGAAGAAAGCGGCAGGAGACAAGGAATCTTCAGAGTCGACGAGCAGCCTCGTGGAGGAAAGGGCCGAGAGCGCGGCGGAGCACGTGGGCGAGGAGAGGCGCATGTCGGCGACCAAAGTCTTTGCGCCGGACCGCGCGACGGCGCTGCACGACGGGCGGGAGCCGTACGTGAAGCTGGGCCGGCTGGCCGTGGTCAAGGAGTTTAGGGGACACCGGATCGCGAGGCTGCTGGTCACGACGGCGCTGGCGTGGCTGCGTGCGCACCCGAGCTACTTCGATCCCAGTATCAAGGAGATGGGGCTCGAGGCGATCGGGGCGACCAGCGCAGAGGAGGTGCCCAAGTGGAGGGGGCTCGTCTGCGTGCACTCGCAGGCGGCCGTGGTCGGCGCGTGGGAGAAGTTTGGGTTCCGGGTCGACGAGGAGATGGGGACTTggtgggaggaggggatcgAGCACAAGGGTATGTTTATGCGGTTGGAtgtcgaggaggagaagcccATCCTTTGA
- a CDS encoding 40S ribosomal protein S5, protein MSDGGDIEVESVGNYDVLPKDVVKEVGNVKLFNKWDYDVEVRDISLTDYISLRNPVYVTHSAGRYAVKRFRKANCPIIERLTNSLMMHGRNNGKKLMAVRIVAHAFEIIHLMTDQNPIQIAVDAIVNCGPREDSTRIGSAGTVRRQAVDVSPLRRVNQAIALLTTGAREASFRNVKSIAECLAEELINAAKGSSNSYAIKKKDELERVAKSNR, encoded by the exons ATGTCTGACGGCGGCGATATCGAGGTCGAGAGCGTGGGCAACTACGATGTCCTCCCCAAGGACGTTGTCAAGGAGGTCGGCAACGTCAAGCTCTTCAACAAGTGGGATTACGATGTTGAGGTCCGGGACATCTCTCTGAC TGACTACATCTCCCTCCGCAACCCCGTCTATGTCACCCACTCCGCTGGCCGCTATGCTGTCAAGCGCTTCCGCAAGGCCAACTGCCCCATCATCGAGCGTCTCACCAACTCCCTCATGATGCACGGCCGCAACAACGGAAAGAAGCTCATGGCTGTCCGCATCGTTGCCCACGCCTTCGAGATC ATCCACCTGATGACCGACCAGAACCCCATCCAGATCGCCGTCGACGCCATCGTCAACTGCGGTCCCCGCGAAGACTCTACCCGTATCGGTTCCGCCGGTACCGTCCGTCGCCAGGCCGTCGATGTCTCCCCCCTCCGCCGCGTTAACCAGGCCATCGCCCTCCTCACCACCGGTGCCCGCGAGGCCTCTTTCCGCAACGTCAAGTCCATCGCCGAGTGCCTTGCCGAGGAGCTCATCAACGCCGCCAAGGGTTCCAGCAACTCCTACGCCATCAAGAAGAAGGACGAGCTCGAGCGTGTCGCCAAGTCCAACCGGTAA
- a CDS encoding S25 ribosomal protein, with the protein MWWSWVEVVQVRKYAAEWVSIFASSLLENRDFGAQGTEPPRAFGPGSGPLRSFKAGKVDPPACNLLGLANPPTERPGGVVLEWHLFPQPHTIEIPTPDDLGAFGIPTDDITNQTKWYARETTPLLPSAGAKKQKKKVRRKPRVPINVTCRNIPQRYATLGRHCLSHPSTNRLTHRYRSKGKVKDKAQHAVILDKATSDKLYKDVQSYRLVTVAVLVDRLKINGSLARRCLADLEEKGIIKPVVQHSKMKIYTRAVGGTD; encoded by the exons ATGTGGTGGTCGTGGGTTGAAGTTGTCCAAGTGCGAAAGTACGCCGCAGAGTGGGTTTCGATTTTTGCCAGCTCGCTCCTCGAAAACCGTGACTTTGGTGCACAAGGAACGGAACCACCAAGGGCTTTTGGTCCGGGCTCTGGTCCTCTTCGCT CCTTCAAAGCAGGCAAAGTGGACCCGCCCGCGTGCAATTTGTTAGGGTTGGCCAACCCTCCAACCGAAAGGCCTGGAGGGGTGGTTCTGGAGTGGCACCTCTTCCCGCAACCTCATACAATTGAAATTCCTACTCCCGACGACCTAGGTGCCTTTGGTATTCCGACCGACGACATCACAAATCAGACAAAATGGTACGCACGCGAAACGACGCCCCTCCTCCCGT CTGCAGGAGCTAAGAAGCAAAAGAAGAAGGTTCGTCGCAAACCCCGTGTTCCCATCAATGT AACTTGTCGAAATATCCCCCAACGATACGCTACCCTCGGACGCCACTGCCTCTCTCATCCATCGACCAACCGACTTACCCATCGTTATAGGTCCAAGGGAAAGGTCAAGGACAAGGCCCAGCACGCCGTCATCCTCGACAAGGCCACCTCCGACAAGCTCTACAAGGATGTTCAGTCCTACCGCCTGGTGACCGTCGCCGTCCTCGTCGATCGTCTCAAGATCAACGGCTCCCTGGCCCGCAGATGTCTTGCCGACCTCGAGGAGAAGGGCATCATTAAGCCCGTTGTCCAGCACAGCAAGATGAAGATCTACA CCCGTGCCGTCGGTGGTACTGACTAA